Proteins from a single region of Chelonoidis abingdonii isolate Lonesome George chromosome 20, CheloAbing_2.0, whole genome shotgun sequence:
- the RNFT1 gene encoding E3 ubiquitin-protein ligase RNFT1 isoform X2 — protein MEPRPRYERRHSSETKESGPERDQFNAMQSNCSPLHSAPGSGDVPSSSQSAHIAGLPGEGSCHRSGDVHIQLSSALGEAGENHSFRHIRSGSQGRSHGHSHSEARGPEDSTLDSEEQSGSSISELRYLFQWLHRSLPYILILCIKLTMQHIIGISLGIGLLTTFMYANKSIVNQVFLRERCSKFQCAWVLIFLTGSSLLLYYTFHSQSLYYSLIFLKPTVDFMNFWEVLWIVGITDFILKFLFMDFKCFILLVPSFMMSFKSKGYWYMLLEEFCQYYRTFVPIPIWFRYLIGYRELDNVLGRSLGVLLGLFYFILKLLSLFGHLRNFRQVLRIFCTRPHYGVTASKRQCSEADDICSICQAEFQKPILLICQHIFCEECISLWFNREKTCPLCRTVISDHVNKWKDGATSMHLQIY, from the exons atgGAGCCCCGGCCGCGTTATGAGAG GAGACATAGCAGTGAGACAAAAGAATCTGGACCAGAGAGAGATCAATTCAACGCCATGCAATCAAATTGCAGTCCTCTCCACAGTGCCCCAGGAAGTGGTGATGTTCCCTCGTCCTCTCAGAGTGCCCATATAGCAGGGCTgccaggagaaggctcttgccACCGTAGTGGAGATGTTCACATCCAGCTAAGCTCTGCCTTGGGAGAAGCTGGGGAAAACCACAGTTTCAGGCACATACGGTCAGGTTCCCAGGGCCGTTCACATGGCCACTCCCACAGTGAAGCGAGGGGGCCCGAAGATTCCACCTTAGATTCAGAAGAACAGAGTGGAAGCTCCATCTCTGAGCTCAGATATCTCTTCCAGTGGCTGCACAGAAGTCTTCCATATATCTTGATTCTGTGTATCAAACTGACCATGCAGCATATAATTG GCATTTCTCTTGGAATTGGGCTGCTAACAACTTTTATGTATGCAAACAAAAGCATTGTAAATCAGGTTTTTCTAAGA GAAAGGTGCTCCAAGTTTCAATGTGCTTGGGTACTGATATTCCTAACCGGGTCATCTCTCCTCTTGTATTATACCTTTCACTCTCAGTCACTTTATTACAG CTTAATCTTTTTAAAACCTACTGTGGATTTTATGAACTTCTGGGAAGTACTTTGGATCGTGGGAATCACAGACTTTATTCTGAAATTCCTCTTCATGGACTTTAAGTGCTTTATTCTCTTGGTGCCTTCTTTTATGATGTCTTTTAAATCCAAG GGCTACTGGTATATGCTGTTAGAAGAATTCTGCCAGTATTACCGTACATTTGTCCCCATACCAATTTGGTTTCGTTATCTTATTGGCTATAGGGAGCTGGACAATGTACTGGGGCGGAGTCTTGGAGTATTGCTGGGTCTGTTCTATTTCATCCTAAAA CTTTTGAGCCTTTTTGGACATCTGAGAAACTTTAGACAGGTTTTGCGGATATTTTGTACACGACCA CACTATGGAGTGACAGCTAGTAAGAGACAGTGTTCTGAAGCAGATGATATTTGTTCAATatgccaagctgaatttcaaaagcCTATTCTTCTCATCTGCCAG CACATATTTTGTGAAGAATGCATCTCTTTATGGTTCAATAGAGAGAAAACATGTCCACTCTGCAGAACTGTTATTTCAGACCATGTTAACAAATGGAAGGATGGAGCCACTTCTATGCATCTACAGATTTATTAA
- the RNFT1 gene encoding E3 ubiquitin-protein ligase RNFT1 isoform X1 — protein sequence MGRLRHRSAMNCQGTQRHSSETKESGPERDQFNAMQSNCSPLHSAPGSGDVPSSSQSAHIAGLPGEGSCHRSGDVHIQLSSALGEAGENHSFRHIRSGSQGRSHGHSHSEARGPEDSTLDSEEQSGSSISELRYLFQWLHRSLPYILILCIKLTMQHIIGISLGIGLLTTFMYANKSIVNQVFLRERCSKFQCAWVLIFLTGSSLLLYYTFHSQSLYYSLIFLKPTVDFMNFWEVLWIVGITDFILKFLFMDFKCFILLVPSFMMSFKSKGYWYMLLEEFCQYYRTFVPIPIWFRYLIGYRELDNVLGRSLGVLLGLFYFILKLLSLFGHLRNFRQVLRIFCTRPHYGVTASKRQCSEADDICSICQAEFQKPILLICQHIFCEECISLWFNREKTCPLCRTVISDHVNKWKDGATSMHLQIY from the exons atggggagactgaggcacagaagtgcaATGAATTGCCAAGGGACACA GAGACATAGCAGTGAGACAAAAGAATCTGGACCAGAGAGAGATCAATTCAACGCCATGCAATCAAATTGCAGTCCTCTCCACAGTGCCCCAGGAAGTGGTGATGTTCCCTCGTCCTCTCAGAGTGCCCATATAGCAGGGCTgccaggagaaggctcttgccACCGTAGTGGAGATGTTCACATCCAGCTAAGCTCTGCCTTGGGAGAAGCTGGGGAAAACCACAGTTTCAGGCACATACGGTCAGGTTCCCAGGGCCGTTCACATGGCCACTCCCACAGTGAAGCGAGGGGGCCCGAAGATTCCACCTTAGATTCAGAAGAACAGAGTGGAAGCTCCATCTCTGAGCTCAGATATCTCTTCCAGTGGCTGCACAGAAGTCTTCCATATATCTTGATTCTGTGTATCAAACTGACCATGCAGCATATAATTG GCATTTCTCTTGGAATTGGGCTGCTAACAACTTTTATGTATGCAAACAAAAGCATTGTAAATCAGGTTTTTCTAAGA GAAAGGTGCTCCAAGTTTCAATGTGCTTGGGTACTGATATTCCTAACCGGGTCATCTCTCCTCTTGTATTATACCTTTCACTCTCAGTCACTTTATTACAG CTTAATCTTTTTAAAACCTACTGTGGATTTTATGAACTTCTGGGAAGTACTTTGGATCGTGGGAATCACAGACTTTATTCTGAAATTCCTCTTCATGGACTTTAAGTGCTTTATTCTCTTGGTGCCTTCTTTTATGATGTCTTTTAAATCCAAG GGCTACTGGTATATGCTGTTAGAAGAATTCTGCCAGTATTACCGTACATTTGTCCCCATACCAATTTGGTTTCGTTATCTTATTGGCTATAGGGAGCTGGACAATGTACTGGGGCGGAGTCTTGGAGTATTGCTGGGTCTGTTCTATTTCATCCTAAAA CTTTTGAGCCTTTTTGGACATCTGAGAAACTTTAGACAGGTTTTGCGGATATTTTGTACACGACCA CACTATGGAGTGACAGCTAGTAAGAGACAGTGTTCTGAAGCAGATGATATTTGTTCAATatgccaagctgaatttcaaaagcCTATTCTTCTCATCTGCCAG CACATATTTTGTGAAGAATGCATCTCTTTATGGTTCAATAGAGAGAAAACATGTCCACTCTGCAGAACTGTTATTTCAGACCATGTTAACAAATGGAAGGATGGAGCCACTTCTATGCATCTACAGATTTATTAA